The Panthera leo isolate Ple1 chromosome C2, P.leo_Ple1_pat1.1, whole genome shotgun sequence genome window below encodes:
- the LOC122229242 gene encoding LOW QUALITY PROTEIN: 28S ribosomal protein S15, mitochondrial-like (The sequence of the model RefSeq protein was modified relative to this genomic sequence to represent the inferred CDS: inserted 2 bases in 1 codon) yields the protein MLRTAWRALRSITTQAVAQAPVRGLPGGACARPPFRQWGLPSPPGGVILPAVRGYAIQKPVQRSQEDDPSPSTLLKDYQNIPGIEKFDDVVRRLLSLEMASQKEKLKVKQEQLMKKIVANPEDTSSLEARIVALTVKIRNYEEHRQKHRKDKTHKRYLLMSIDQRNKMLKNLRKTNYSVFEKICKELGIEYXPPPYHRKAHHRWATKKALCIRVFQEFGETDTMSIQASVLKTWQLQHWDLGDLIYHVRDNMEKPGDAIDKESCPAQSSLPAMST from the exons ATGCTGAGAACAGCGTGGAGGGCGCTGAGGTCGATTACGACCCAGGCAGTGGCCCAGGCTCCAGTCCGAGGGCTGCCGGGCGGAGCGTGCGCCAGGCCTCCCTTCCGCCAGTGgggccttccctcccctcctggagGTGTTATCCTTCCAGCCGTTCGCGGATATGCCATCCAGAAACCAGTCCAGCGCAGCCAAGAAGATGACCCGTCCCCTTCCACGCTGCTCAAAGACTACCAGAACATTCCCGGAATTGAGAAGTTTGACGATGTTGTAAGAAGACTCTTGTCTTTGGAAATGGCCAGCCAGAAGGAGAAGCTAAAAGTCAAGCAAGAGCAGTTGATGAAGAAGATTGTGGCAAACCCTGAGGACACCAGCTCCCTGGAGGCTCGAATTGTTGCTTTGACCGTCAAGATCCGCAATTAtgaagaacacaggcagaaacacCGAAAGGACAAAACCCATAAGCGCTATCTGCTGATGAGCATCGACCAGAGGAACAAGATGCTCAAAAACCTCCGTAAGACCAACTATAGTGTCTTTGAGAAGATCTGCAAGGAGCTGGGGATAGAGTA ACCTCCTCCATACCACCGGAAAGCCCACCACCGCTGGGCGACTAAGAAGGCGCTGTGCATTCGGGTTTTCCAGGAG TTTGGTGAAACAGACACCATGTCAATTCAGGCTAGTGTTTTAAAGACCTGGCAGCTTCAGCACTGGGATCTTGGAGACCTAATCTACCATGTAAGAGACAATATGGAGAAACCTGGAGATGCCATTGACAAGGAAAGTTGTCCAGCTCAGTCCAGCCTTCCAGCCATGTCCACCTAA